The following are from one region of the Ochotona princeps isolate mOchPri1 chromosome 4, mOchPri1.hap1, whole genome shotgun sequence genome:
- the LOC131480048 gene encoding pepsin II-4, producing the protein MKWLLLLGLLALSECIIHKVPLVKKKSLRKNLIEKGLLQDYLKTHSPNPASKYFPKDAFASTSTETMENYMDAEYFGTISIGTPPQEFTVIFDTGSSNLWVPSTYCSSLACFLHKRFNPDDSSTYQATSETLSITYGTGSMTGILGYDTVKVGSIEDTNQIFGLSKTEPGITFMFAPFDGILGLGYPSIAASGATPVFDNMWNEGLVSQDLFSVYLSSDDEKGSLVMFGGIDSSYYTGSLNWVPVTYEGYWQFTLDSVTINGETIACADSCQAIIDTGTSLLAGPTSAISSIQSYIGASENLLGEGTISCSAIDSLPDVVFTINGIQYPLPASAYILKEDDDCISGFEGMNLDTSTGELWILGDVFIRQYFTVFDRANNQLGLAAAV; encoded by the exons AtgaagtggctgctgctgctcggcCTGCTGGCACTCTCTGAGTGCATCATCCACAA GGTTCCTCTGGTCAAAAAGAAGTCCTTGAGGAAGAACCTGATTGAGAAGGGCTTGCTGCAGGACTACCTCAAGACTCACAGCCCCAACCCGGCCTCCAAGTACTTCCCCAAGGATGCCTTTGCCTCCACGTCCACTGAGACAATGGAGAACTACATGGAT GCTGAGTACTTTGGCACCATCAGCATTGGAACACCCCCTCAGGAATTCACCGTCATCTTTGACACTGGCTCCTCCAACCTCTGGGTGCCCTCCACCTACTGCTCCAGCCTTGCCTGTT TCCTCCACAAGCGCTTCAACCCTGATGACTCCTCCACCTACCAGGCCACCAGTGAGACTCTCTCCATCACCTATGGCACTGGCAGCATGACCGGCATCCTGGGATATGACACTGTGAAA GTTGGAAGCATTGAGGACACCAACCAGATCTTTGGCCTGAGCAAGACAGAGCCTGGCATCACCTTCATGTTTGCTCCCTTTGATGGCATCCTGGGTCTGGGCTACCCCAGCATCGCTGCCTCTGGTGCCACACCCGTCTTTGACAACATGTGGAATGAGGGCCTGGTGTCCCAGGACCTCTTCTCTGTCTACCTGAGCTC tGATGAtgagaagggcagcttggtgatgtTTGGTGGCATCGATTCTTCTTACTACACGGGAAGTCTGAACTGGGTGCCTGTCACTTATGAGGGCTACTGGCAGTTCACCTTGGACAG CGTCACCATCAACGGAGAGACCATTGCTTGCGCAGACAGCTGCCAGGCCATCATTGACACGGGCACCTCTCTGCTGGCTGGACCCACCAGTGCCATTTCCAGCATCCAGAGCTACATCGGAGCTTCTGAGAACTTGTTGGGAGAG GGTACCATCAGCTGCTCAGCCATCGACTCCCTGCCCGATGTTGTCTTCACCATCAATGGAATTCAGTaccctctgcctgccagtgcctATATCCTGAAG GAAGATGACGACTGCATCAGTGGCTTCGAGGGCATGAACCTTGACACCTCCACCGGCGAACTCTGGATCCTGGGTGATGTCTTCATCCGCCAGTACTTCACTGTCTTTGACCGGGCCAACAATCAGCTTGGTCTGGCTGCCGCAGTTTAA